A single window of Falco peregrinus isolate bFalPer1 chromosome 11, bFalPer1.pri, whole genome shotgun sequence DNA harbors:
- the SLC4A1AP gene encoding kanadaptin yields the protein MAEAMETEAATEPAAFKRPSRPLPTAPRTSEGGEPGPSPPPARPAAAPAAPRYEEPPWGSRPPADAGYGLEVLKGGVALGSVRLEGGSWFLVGRLPGCALALEHPSVSRHHAVLQYRGAGCAPDGPNGTDAAGFYVYDLGSTHGTFLNKARVPPRTYCRVRVGHGLRFGGSSRLFLLQGPKEDQESESELTVTELKALRKQQQAKLEKTMLGEDSDEEEEKEERTERSQNSDMSCSWGMGEDAEEDEVEENPIAIDFQDVQDAFYMKDPRKALQGFFDREGEELEYEYDDRGHNSWLCRIKLPVDDASGKQLVAEILHSGKKKEAMIQCALEACRLLDARGVLRQEAVSRKRKSKNWEDEDFYDSDDDTFLDRTGAVEKKRLNRMKKAGKIEEKPETYDSLVTKLNEAESELSEITEKLKASGKVQSQPAAQDSLDEFMTEIKSGCTLDSVARKKLHLRSFELKKEQQRLKGLIKLVKPAELPELKPQSGSYSLQAESKPKKMTLPLFGAMKGGSKFKLKTGSLGKLPVKRPDVPESLLKMKDDGPEEEEEEEEEQEVDAVNSRASNLEMKMTTEEETGKETNAPDGSPCNNKNLESLQDGVRSLPEPKVLRNESRMGPSREKSQASEAEYKKPEETSEKVKKINNSGKVQQPFFSSQYPDDDPDYCIWIPPPGQSGDGKTHLNEKYGY from the exons ATGGCGGAGGCCATGGAGACGGAGGCTGCCACTGAGCCTGCCGCCTTCAAGCGCCCGAGCCGCCCGCTGCCCACCGCGCCCCGCACCTCCGAGGGCGGCGAGCCGGGGCCcagcccgccgcccgcccgccctgcAGCCGCGCCGGCGGCGCCGCGCTACGAGGAGCCGCCGTGGGGGAGCCGCCCGCCGGCCGACGCCGGCTACGGGCTGGAGGTGCTGAAGGGCGGCGTGGCGCTGGGCTCGGTGCGGCTGGAGGGCGGCAGCTGGTTCCTGGTGGGGCGGCTGCCCGGCTGCGCCCTGGCCCTGGAGCACCCCTCGGTGTCGCGGCACCACGCCGTGCTGCAGTACCGCGGCGCCGGCTGCGCCCCCGACGGCCCCAACGGCACCGATGCCGCCGGCTTCTACGTGTACGACCTGGGCAGCACCCACGGCACCTTCCTCAACAAGGCGCGGGTGCCGCCGCGCACCTACTGCCGGGTGCGGGTGGGCCACGGGCTCCGCTTCGGCGGCAGCTCCcgcctcttcctcctgcag GGACCCAAAGAGGACCAGGAGTCTGAGTCGGAACTAACTGTGACTGAACTGAAGGCGCTGCGtaagcagcagcaagcaaaaTTAGAAAAGACAATGTTGGGAGAGGACTCtgatgaggaagaggaaaaagaagagagaactGAGAGGAGTCAGAACAGTGATATGAGCTGCTCGTGGGGAATGG GGGAGGATGCTGAGGAGGATGAGGTTGAAGAAAACCCTATTGCTATTGATTTTCAGGATGTACAAGATGCCTTCTATATGAAAGATCCTAGGAAGGCCTTACAAGGCTTTTTTGACAGAGAag gAGAAGAGTTAGAATATGAATATGATGATCGTGGGCACAATAGCTGGCTATGCAGGATCAA GTTGCCTGTGGATGATGCATCAGGGAAGCAGCTGGTGGCAGAGATTCTCCAttcaggaaagaagaaggaagcaatGATACAGTGTGCACTGGAAGCTTGCAGGCTACTTGACGCTCGTGGAGTACTGAGGCAAGAAGCAG TATCCCgaaaaaggaaatcaaagaACTGGGAAGATGAGGATTTTTATGACAGTGACGATGACACCTTCCTTGATCGAACTGGTGCTGTAGAAAAGAAACGActgaacagaatgaaaaaagctggtaaaatagaagaaaagccAGAGACTTACGACTCCCTG GTCACAAAGCTAAATGAAGCTGAAAGTGAGCTTTCTGAGATAACGGAGAAGCTAAAAGCTTCAGGAAAAG TCCagtcccagccagcagctcaagATTCCTTGGATGAATTcatgactgaaataaaatcaggatGCACCTTGGACAGTGTGGCACGAAAGAAGCTTCACTTGCGGTCATTTGAACTAAAGAAAGAGCAACAAAGGCTGAAAGGATTAATAAAGCTTGTCAAGCCGGCAGAACTCCCTGAGCTGAAGCCCCA GAGTGGGAGTTACAGTCTGCAAGCAGAGAGCAAGCCTAAAAAGATGACCCTACCTCTCTTTGGTGCAATGAAAGGGGGGAGCAAATTCAAGCTGAAAACTGGAAGCCTAGGG AAGTTGCCTGTTAAGCGTCCAGACGTCCCTGAAAGCTTGTTAAAGATGAAAGATGATGGAccagaagaagaggaagaagaggaggaggagcaagAAGTAGATGCAGTAAACAGCAGAGCATCAAacctggaaatgaaaatgacaacagaggaagaaacaggaaaagaaactaatGCTCCTGATGGTTCTCCTTGTAATAACAAGAATCTAGAATCCCTTCAGGATG GGGTTCGTTCTCTGCCTGAGCCAAAGGTACTAAGGAATGAATCTCGGATGGGACCCTCACGGGAGAAATCTCAAG catcTGAGGCAGAGTATAAGAAACCTGAAGAGACATCTGAGAAAGTTAAGAAAATCAATAACTCGGGCAAG GTCCAGcaaccctttttttcctcacagtacCCAGATGATGACCCAGACTACTGCATATGGATTCCTCCTCCAG GTCAAAGCGGTGATGGCAAGACTCATCTCAATGAAAAATATGGCTACTAA